One part of the Quercus lobata isolate SW786 chromosome 7, ValleyOak3.0 Primary Assembly, whole genome shotgun sequence genome encodes these proteins:
- the LOC115951474 gene encoding UPF0481 protein At3g47200-like, with amino-acid sequence MEKYHSRSCGITDEPQPHSISIETSQNNTLEARLREAEENAKNQSQTPKIQKVIFLLRDNNDFNKNYEPKVVSLGPIHHGKPNYQLGEKYKLLLTNEFIKGSGKSMQDLYQKIKEKINELRTCYEKEVTKDYDDEALTSILFVDGCAILQYVYCASNDKFKELNIKTDSVAFGQQDLFLLENQLPYRLLTWLMSSSEKKEELSKSIETYIDWHVKVPEDKKPNWLSWILCPRLKPQQAQSAKEESHDKEKPQDHTISVATEPVHLLDHLRTRMLREQGYDGKVGKINRNIQNFQEWQSYRNVQELKTAGIHLKRGNNSYLWNISFTKKFPFRGQLHLPPIVVDDSTRPKFLNLIAYEMCLDFKNDFGVTSYISFLDSLIDEANDVKMLRKARILRNVLGSDEEVAKLFNEIGNDLVPNIEIYQDVRSKIQKHYESKWMTWIAQVFHDHFSSPWTFIAFIGALLALALTITQTWYAVNSPPGP; translated from the coding sequence ATGGAGAAGTACCATTCAAGGAGCTGCGGCATCACTGACGAGCCCCAGCCGCACAGCATTTCAATTGAAACTAGTCAAAATAATACCCTCGAGGCAAGGCTAAGGGAGGCAGAAGAAAATGCAAAGAATCAATCTCAAACACCAAAGATACAGAAGGTTATATTCTTGCTGCGAGATAACAACGATTTCAACAAGAATTATGAGCCAAAAGTGGTATCACTCGGTCCAATTCATCATGGTAAGCCAAATTACCAGCTAGGAGAGAAGTACAAGCTACTATTGACAAATGAATTCATCAAAGGTAGCGGTAAGAGCATGCAAGATTTATACCAGAAGATTAAGGAGAAAATCAATGAACTGAGGACATGCTACGAGAAGGAGGTGACCAAGGACTATGATGATGAGGCCCTCACTTCGATTTTGTTCGTGGATGGCTGTGCAATATTACAGTACGTATATTGTGCAAGTAACGACAAGTTCAAAGAGTTGAATATAAAAACGGACAGTGTAGCATTTGGGCAACAGGATTTGTTCTTGCTGGAGAATCAACTTCCCTATCGTCTACTCACATGGTTGATGAGCTCGagtgagaagaaagaagaattgaGCAAATCAATTGAAACTTACATTGACTGGCATGTTAAGGTACCAGAGGATAAGAAACCGAATTGGTTATCGTGGATACTCTGCCCAAGATTGAAGCCACAACAAGCACAAAGTGCAAAAGAAGAAAGCCACGACAAGGAGAAGCCACAAGATCATACCATATCAGTGGCTACAGAGCCCGTCCATCTACTAGACCATCTGAGGACACGAATGCTTCGTGAACAAGGGTATGATGGAAAGGTTGGTAAAATCAACCGAAATATACAAAATTTCCAAGAGTGGCAATCCTATCGCAATGTCCAGGAGCTTAAAACGGCAGGTATCCATTTGAAACGTGGTAACAATAGTTACTTGTGGAACATATCATTCactaaaaaatttccttttcgTGGACAACTTCACCTTCCTCCAATTGTTGTGGATGACTCAACCAGACCTAAGTTCCTGAACTTGATAGCATATGAAATGTGCCtggattttaaaaatgattttggggTCACCTCTTATATATCCTTCCTCGATTCACTAATCGATGAAGCCAATGATGTTAAGATGCTAAGGAAAGCACGGATACTCCGCAATGTCCTTGGCAGCGATGAAGAAGTGGCTAAACTCTTCAATGAGATAGGCAACGACTTGGTGCCTAACATCGAAATATACCAGGATGTCAGATCAAAAATTCAGAAGCACTATGAGAGCAAGTGGATGACCTGGATAGCTCAAGTCTTTCACGACCATTTCAGTAGTCCCTGGACGTTCATTGCTTTCATTGGCGCATTGTTAGCACTTGCTCTAACTATCACTCAGACTTGGTATGCTGTCAACTCTCCCCCAGGACCCTGA